From the genome of Seriola aureovittata isolate HTS-2021-v1 ecotype China chromosome 18, ASM2101889v1, whole genome shotgun sequence:
CTGATGAACAGCTGAATTCTGGGAGACAGAGTCCGAGTCACCGCGGCGGCATCGAGAGTGACGATGATGACGGACAGGACGCCAGGCTGAGGCGGAGGAACGACGGCAGCGAATCGGGAGCGAGCAGCCGCATGGCATCTGTTCCGCAGCCGCGCTATGTTGTTGTCACGGCAACATCAAACTACAGCAGTGACTCGACAGGCGAACAGCCAATAGACTACAGCCTGAAGTACGGCACCGAGGCCCGCAAACCACTGTTCAAGTCAGAAGAGACTGCCGCCCCCTCCCTGCCCCCTCCTGCTTCCACTTCTGCTAGTAAGCTCcgaccccctcctcctccagccaaTCGGGGAGTGTCTAAAAGCAACCAGGAGTCAACGCAGACGTACTGTGTGGAGGACACACCCATCTGTTTCTCCAGAGGCAGCTCGCTGTCATCGCTGTCAtcggaggaggaagaggatggtgATGTCATcgggagaaagaggaggggtggaAGTGGCGGAGGTGGCAACGATTACCCgacacttcctgtcagtgagAAAGACGcacatgagcagcagcagcagcggcagcagaaggaggcagagagccAGACTGCCGCCGCTCCTTCTACACGAGGGCGACGAggtcatcaccaccaccacggCCAtgcccaccaccaccaccaccaccatgtgacatcatcatccgGTGCCAGGACTCCTAAAAGCCCACCAGAGCAGCCGTATGCTCAGGAGACTCCGCTGATGTTCAGCCGCTGCACATCCGTCAGCTCCCTCGACagcttctccacctcctccatcgCCAGCTCCGTGCGCTCAAGTGAGCCGTGTAGCGGCGTGCCGAGTGGCGTGGTCAGCCCCAGTGACCTGCCCGACAGCCCCGGACAGACAATGCCGCCGAGCCGCGCCAAGACGCCGCCGCCTCCGCAGACGCAGAAGAccaaggaggaggagacagccAAGAAGAAGGACGAAGAGGAGAGCAGCACTGATGTCCTGCTGCACTTCGCCACCGAGAGCACGCCGCATGGCTTCTCCCGAGCCTCCAGTCTGAGCGCGCTCAGTCTGGATGAGCCGTACATCGCAGcggagatgaagaagaaggaggaggaggagggagtgagcgaggagaggaaggaggaggtggcGAAGCCGATCCTCGACGAGTCGGACGACGACGACGACATCGAGATCCTGGAGGCGTGCATCAACATGGCCATGCCTAAGTCGTCACGGAAACCAAAGAAACAGCAACAAGCAGTGCCACGGAAACCCAGCCAGCTTCCTGTCTACAAGCTCCTCCCACCTCAAAGCCGCAcccaatcacagcagaggaaggatgtgccgctgccgccgccggAGGAGGTGCCGAGAGTTTACTGCGTGGAGGGAACACCGCTCAACTTCTCCACCGCCACCTCGCTCAGTGATCTCACCATCGACTCTCCGCCaaatgaggaggcagcagctgtCATACCTCTGGCGCCGCCCACCTCCACCCAAAGGAGGCGACCCGGACTTCCCGAGGGTGAAAACGGTGATGACATTCTCGCCGAGTGCATCAGTGCCGCCATGCCCAAAGCCAAACCCAGGAAACCAATCAGAGCGGCAGCAAATGGCGAGCATCTCCAAGCCccgcccctcccccctcctcttcctcctccagccccGCCTCCTCTTTGCTCTCAGCAACAAAAGAAGAAGCCGACATCGCCAGTGAAGCCAATGCCCCAGCGGGTGGCGTACGGTGTTGCCACGGCAACAGCCACTAAAGCAAAACCAGGGTTCGCCTTCGACTCGCCACGACACTACACGCCCATCGAGGGAACACCGTGCTGCTTCTCACGCAATGACTCGCTGAGCTCCCTTGACTTTGACGAAGACGATGGTGGGGGCGACaaggatgaagaggaaaagaaaataaaagaagaaggcaggaagaggaagcagcagacTGCGGCCGTCTTCCCTCGAACTAAACCTGCGACAAATCAGATGGCGACGGACGAGAAGCAGAAGTTCGCCATCGAGGACACGCCTGTCTGCTTCTCCAGGAACTCCTCGCTGAGCTCGCTGAGTGACATCGACCAGGAGAACAACAACAAGGAGTTTGCGCCACCACCGCCAGAGCAACAAGACGGAGGCAAAGCAGGAACAAAGTCTCCTCCCACGCAGGCCGAGTCGAAGCCCCGCCCCCCCGCAGCCAGTGGCTACGCCCCCAAAGCCTTCCATGTGGAGGACACGCCTGTCTGCTTCTCCAGGAACTCGTCGCTCAGCTCGCTCAGCATCGACTCCGAGGACGATCTGCTGCAGGAGTGTATCAGCTCCGCCATgccgaagaagaagaagaaagctgctgccgctgctgctgcccccgcCGCCATAGCCACGGCCCTTCCTGTTCCCAAAGCCGATGATGGCATTTTGGCTGAGGAGGAGCCTTCAGAGGCGCCGAGAAGCCCCGCCTCCCCGGATTCAGAGTCGTTTGATTGGAAGGCGATTCAAGAGGGCGCCAACTCCATCGTCAGCAGCTTGAACGCTGCCGCAGCTGCCTCGTCGCTGTCCCGCCAACCATCATCAGACTCAGACTCGGTCCTCTCCCTGAAGTCTGTAGGCTCACCATTCCGGCTCCCGACGGCCAATAACCacgcagaagaagaggagatggaggagaaggaggaggtgaaacGAGGAGCAAGGATCCTGAAGCCAGGAGAGCGCAGCACGATGGaggccaagaagaagaaggaagaggaagaggaggaggaggctgcgaAGGCGGTGAGAGGCGGGAAGAAGGTGTACAGGAGTCTGATCACAGGAAAGCCGAGGGCAGAGCCAGCAGCCAGGGGGCGGAGCAAACCCAGAGCAGCAGCCGTGGCCAAAGCTCCGGGCAGCGGTGACGACAGAGGAGGCGGGTCGTCACGGGACTCCACGCCGTCTCGCTCCTccacagcagccaatcagaaaggAGGGAAGCTGTCGCAGCTGCCACGCACAGCGTCTCCAGGAAGTGCGTCATCATCATCTTCGACCTCCAGGCCGGCCAAGCAGAGCGTAGCAGCGAGGAGCAATGGTGGTATCCCTAGGAGCGAGTCAGCCTCAAGGGTCGGCGGCTCTGTGGCAGCAAAAAAGCAGAAAGCAGAGCCTGAGAAGCCGGCGCTTGTTCGCCAGTCAACCTTTATCAAAGAGACTCCGAGTCCGACGCtgaagaggaagctggaggagTCCGCtgcagccgccgccgccgcttcAGAGTCGCCGTCCAGTCCTGACACACCGCTACCGCCAACAACTAGGAGACACGACGTCAACCGCTCACACTCTGAGAGCCCCTCGCgcccacaggaagtgacatcatcacgTTTCAGCCGCACCGGCACGTGGAAGCGGGAAAACAGTGgcggtggaggtggagggagtgGCGGGAAACACTCAACATCCTTACCACGCGTTGGGACATGGAAACGGACAGGAAGCTCGTCGTCAATACTGTCAGCGTCCTCAGAGTCCAGCGAAAAGGGGcggagtgaggaggagggcgCCATGAGGTCGAAGGGGACATGGAGGAAGGTGAAGAGCGGCAGCACTTCGACGGCCGGCCGCAGCTTCACCGACAAATCAGAGGATGTGTGGGTTCGTCTGGAGGACTGTCCGGTCAACAACCcgcgctcctcctcttcctgttcagCCCGCTCTCCCACCGCCACCAACGCCCCACCTATCATCGACAGCCCCGCCCCCTCAAAGAtcccgtcctcctcctcttcctcctcctccaacctgaacctGCGTCGCAGCTGTGAAAGCCTTGACGACAAGCCGCCGCCCCCTGACCGGCAGcaaccacaacaacagcagccgCAGCGCGGTCAGCAGCGCAGCGGTGCTGTGGCTGCTCGAGTCAGCCCTTTCAACTACACGCCAAGCCCGAGGAAGAGCAACGCCGACGTAACCACCACTGCCACAGCAACCAGCACGACATCATCATCAACTACCCCCACACGACCTTCACTCATCCCCACGCCTGTCACCAAAAAACGGGAGCCAAAGGGTGGAGAGGGCGGCGGTGGCAATGGTGGCGGCAGTGGTGGCGGTGGCAACGGTGGTGGCGGTGGCGAGCGAGGCTCGTACATCGTGACATCAGTGTGAAGAATCCGGACACACAATGGCTGCCCCAGTTGGGACAGTGTAAATATGGAGGGAGAAAAGTGTTTGTGAACTGAACTGTACAGGAAGTGAATCTGTATTTAAGTGCTAGCCCAAccccctcacctccctcctctgcccTCATTGGCTCctctcacctgtcagtcaagcTTCTTTATTCAAAgagagaaaactttaaaaaagaactttttatgtttttataccaCTAAAATGATGTGTAGCGCTTAGCTCCGCCCTTCTGCCTGTGTCCCTGCATGGCCCCGCCCCCACCCTTAATGAtgacagttaccatggtgacataacgatgatgataatgataacaatgTTCCTGCTAGCTGTAGCGTCTGAGCTGATTCTGCTCTTCTGgaagttttcatgtttttttgaatggagtttggttCCGATGAAAAACGTGAAGGTCTGAACtgtgatgaattttttttttttttttttaactgaagaTCTGATGaaaaatttaactttaaaaaatctGAGAATTTCCTCATCTGAAATCACCAGTTCAGTTTTCTAACATTTTTCTAACTGGATCTGGTTCAGACCGGTTCAGACCGGTTCAGACCAGGACCTGGTAGCGTCACAGAAACAGGTTTTCCTCAGAACCTCACTCTTCACTCACAAACTGCTTTTACTCCAGGGAGGGAAGTTTGCTGCGACTGAACTGTAgaaatttaaaactgaaacacttTGAAACTGGTTTGAGGAAACTGCTGAAAACTTCCCGCTCTGTGTCGCCTTGGAAACTAATAACACTGTAAAACGTAAGTTATTGCTGTAAAACCTTAAAACCTTTTAACTTTGAAGCacataatgtaaaacaaaatgatttttgCCAAAACGTTTCCACAGTTTTATTCATGGCTGTAAGttgattttcactgtttttatgttgcTGGAGGAAAAAGGCAAAAACTTTTTGGTGAAATGTTACGACGATAACaaataaaattcaacattttaggTGCAAACTGGGCcgtgtgtttttattggtgTGTTTCAATGAAGTAATAAAGTTTGTGCTTGTACGGAGGCCTTGAAGGGACATGAGATTCACAGAGAATGTACGCTCAGAACTTTCTCTcacattgtatttatttcaaaataaaacttttcatgGAATATTACGATCTCGTATATCGCAGACAATTATTTGAGAAGTTAACATAACAAGAGTTTTGTGTCTCAGAAATGACAAGTTAAACTTGTAAAATGTgactgatatttattttatagtgTCTTTGAAGTTTGCACTTCTGTTAGCTTTTAACTTGAAGGTTTCCACCAGAACAATATtccatatatataatatataccaAAAGTCTCTGTCTTAAtcagcttttactttgaaggacATAAATGACTGCTAATTGTCcttgtgagcttttattttgagggtgtttcttctgtattttcatttgattttctgattgttttaattgattgaCCAGCAGAGGGCATGTCTGTTTACACCataaagaaattgtttttttttttttttaattcaacgTTAATATTTGACGTCCCTTCTCTTCCCGTATCCCATGATCTTTTGTGCCAGAAGTGTAAAcgttaataatgaaataaatactgtaaataaattagTGAATATGTGTCGGAGAAGTTTTCGGCTATTACTGGAGGAAAATGGTTTCATCAGCTGAAAGGTGAGaagtttattatattattattattattatcattgtgtCGTAGCTTGTAGAAAAACTGACGGAGCCACTTTGAGTTTTTAACATCCaattctgtattttcattttttcttggATTCAGTTCTGTTCAAGCATAaataccatatatatatatatatatatacatatacacatatatatacatatatgtgtgtgtgtgtgtgtatatacgatggtgtgtgtatatacactgACCTGTcaatatacactgtatatattacAGTATGACTAAATGTAAACTAAAATGCTTCCAAAATTTCaccagtttttaaaaataaaatacatgtaaacGTGTTCAGATGATGAATGTTATTTCTACTATTTTACACCTTCATATGAATATAGAGATTaactcattattattactattattattattaatattattattattattatattatttaatggTTAATAGTGAATAAAATAGAGTAATGCTGTGTCACGTGTATTAATACTGTTTGTGTTGAGACtgagctaaaaataaataaaataataaattacatcCGCACTAAAACCCGTCAGAGGGTTGCCATCTCAGTATCAGACCATTATTTTGACagtgcagacaggaagtcaagCTGTGATGTTATGtgatttcacttcctgtcagtgcCCAcatcttccccctctctccctctctctctctctccctctctctctctctctctctctctctctctctctctctgtgatggACTCTCAGAAGGTAAGAATCGGATCGATTGATGATCAATAATATCTGATTAGTCTGCTGAGGTTCAGTCACATAGACAGCACGCGGACAGAGAGCGATAGAGAGGATTAGCTAGCTGTTAGCGGTTAGCTGTTCATTCTCTCTCCCGTTCAGtttctatgtctctctctctctctctctctctctctctctctctggtagAGTGAGCATCACTCTGAATGAGGGATTTACAGAtaagactctctctctctggtctaGTCAGTATCAGCAAGAATGTATTGATCAGCAggttattgattaatctttctgttcaggttttttctttctcctctgtaaCTCCACCTCCTTCATTCTCTATGTAAGTcgacctctctctctgtcagtgtaaCTCTACCTCGCTCTACCACCCCACGCCCCCAATAACCTCAACatgtattatttataaatgaatcaatCCTTTCAGATTATAAATGAATCAATCCTTTCAGATTATTGATGAGTCAGGTGAATGCAGGTGAAAGGTCACATGGTCATATGTCACGGATTATTGATCAGTTCACCTGTTGGACACTTTCAGGTAAATTTGTTACAGCTGGTTGCTGGTGATGTCACAAACACAAGGTGATGTTCAGGTGAACTCGAGTTGCTATGGAAACAGATTTGTGTGAATGTCTTTATAAAAgacgtgtttgtgtttttttttgttttgtaaacagGAAGCTCTGCGCAGGATCATTAGCACATTAGCCAATAAAAACGAGGAGCTCCAAAACTTCCTGGAAACAGTCGATAACACACTGGCAGGACTGCAGGTCAGAAGCTGAGGGGGAGGGGCTTAGAGAGGcgggaaaatattaaaatattaacgtaaaaaaacagtgacaacaacaacaacaaaaaaactttgtCCAATCAGGGGGAGTCATGTAAGGTGATGTCAGATCTGGAGGCAGAGCTTGAGCAGCTAAGCTCGGCCCTGGAGGAGAAGGGGGCGGAGCTCCGTTACATCATCAGAGAGGAGAAGCGCAGAAAGGAGGCGGAGCTGCAGgtgaatttgaatttatttagtttgactcaatattattattttttttattttgttcatttcaaactttttatgttttttaataaataaaatgttagggctagttgtttttagacaaaCTTTAAGTTTCtcattttgtcaattttttttaactctcagTTTTCTGTCTATGTCTCGTCATCTCCCGTTTATTTCAGAGTTTTTGAAAATAGTTTTccggtttgttgttgtttttcagaagCAGCTGTCGGAGGGAAAGTGTGCTCTGCTTTCATGTGAAGAATTGCTGGAGTTTGCAAATCAAACACTGACCATCACCACTGAAGAAGAATTCCTGCAGGTAGTTGACAAACTACAGagtaaacaaacattaacatgaataaaacaacttTGATATTATAATCAAACTTTAAATAAGACTCACTTATTTAAagtttcttttatctgtttcattttcaggctgcaaaacaaatcaaagaaagGTTTGTTCacagttaaaatatattttaatatgaacatgaaataaagtttctgttctaatttatatttatatttatttatatatagtttatTAAATGCTgaagttttgtcatttttagttAAATTTCATCCTGTTTATTGTCATTGTTCAGTTGTCGCCgcattttatatcatttaatcatttttcttttgttttcgtttctttttcttcctttatctattttttctatttttttttggtcttttattttctctttgctatttttgtttttgtttttgattttctgcAGTCATTGTTTTTTGGAATTAAacttttatcattcattttatctaaaatcttttattatttaattgtttaaaaatttcttattttctttcttcttcatgtttaaACTAACAAAGTTaagctttataaataaattgcaGCTCTGAAATCATTTGCATGTAAACCACGCCCCCTGACAACATAACCCCGCCCCAAAACACTAACACGTAACACTCCCCCCTCCCCGTCGGTACCCTGCCCCCTCCTGTTCCCAGGGTTACAATGGCTCCAGCGTTTCGGCTGACAACTCGTCCAGCAGTGTCGGAGAACATGACACAATTCACCGTTGACTTCAGTGCGGAGAGGGTGGGGCTTCAACGACTTCACTTCCTGCCAGGTGAGACATCAGCGAATTCATTTTTCCACAGTTCAGCTTCTTCAGgtaaaacacagttttacacTTCAGCTGTTAGTCAGGAAATGCACTTCctaattgtttattattttattaattaatttacttgtaatttattatgttattgtctttgtcttttgtctttaaataaaattttaaaagatcaaaattaaatatctgaaataaaaatcaagttctggcaaaagaaaatttaatagaaatgaaaaatgaaagtttcacaataataaacaaaagatcaacaacaataaaacaacactatcatttgattttgtgtttatttgtttcatctttttaatcttttcatcCTCTCTACCTATTTCAAAGTTattctttaaacttttttcagatttatttttataattattttgaatttttacagTCAAGATaattatttacagtgtgttatttattgatttgtgtttgtcttttatcttgaatattttcttttttcttccttgatAAAACAATTTTAACTCAGTTTTCACTTGTTCCTGATCTTTTTACCATAACAAATGGTCTTCATAAGTTTACTCAATGGTCATCTTACCTGTGAATGTCCCATGATTCAGTGCTATTTTCTTAGAATCACAGGAAGttcaaacatttatattttccatgacaactgagcaaactccatctgctaaTGACGATGGCGTGAGACAGTTGAGATTTTGGAAACGTTTCTTGTTTTGACGGTGTATTTTTTACAGTACCCAGAGCTCCAGAGATTGACTTCTCGAGCTGTGTTGTCTATGACAACAACATCACGGTTGCCTGGCGACCAGCCAGTGAGGCCAACAGTGAGGGTATCAACGCACCAAATGAACGCTAC
Proteins encoded in this window:
- the apc gene encoding adenomatous polyposis coli protein isoform X1 translates to MLGAGGGAPPSLNCLSLVPDWLLAHPADCPLSEREREREGDGGDSDGVSRGSSNMAAASYDQLLRQVEVLKMENSNLRQELQDNSNHLTKLETEASNMKEVLKQLQGTIEEESGEASGSQLELIERLKEMSLDSAGLKCRSRPPLPPSSSPSSTSSGSGAPGGAAGGSGAPGPPTTTAFPRRGLPSAGRDSHDRCLEELEKERSLLLAELEKEEKEKDWYYAQLQNLTKRIDSLPLTENFTLQTDMSRRQLEFEARQIRSAMEEQLGSCQEMERRAQARVSRIQQIEKDILRLGARLQVEAAQGASDSSGLAGAQSSSSRLDHEPANEASYSVPRRITSHLGTKVEMVYSLLSMLGTHDKDDMSRTLLAMSSSQDSCIAMRQSGCLPLLIQLLHGNDKDSLLLGNSRGSKEARARASAALHNIVHSQPDDKRGRREIRVLHLLEQVRHYCEACWSWQENHERGVDQEDNPMPSPVEHQICPAVCVLMKLSFDEEHRHAMNELGGLQAVAELLQVDCEMFGLSSDHYSVTLRRYAGMALTNLTFGDVANKATLCSMKGCMRAMVAQLKSESEDLQQVIASVLRNLSWRADVNSKKTLREVGSVRALMGCALEVQKESTLKSVLSALWNLSAHCTENKADICAVDGALAFLVGTLTHRSHTNTLAIIESGGGILRNVSSLIATNEAHRQILREHGCLPTLLQHLKSHSLTIVSNACGTLWNLSARDAKDQEALWELGAVGMLRNLIHSRHKMIAMGSAAALRNLMANRPARYKDASVVSPGAGAPSLQARKQKALFEELDAQQLSETFDNIDNLSPKAAHRKGRGCNGAGGGGNATRSYANTPVLSSPKNGDGSKRTGEESAYPRPVFPPSVRASSDSLNSVTSADGYGNRGKTKPSSEPFYSSDESGANKCCVYRKYPADLAHKIRSANHMADDDGAELDTPINYSLKYSDEQLNSGRQSPSHRGGIESDDDDGQDARLRRRNDGSESGASSRMASVPQPRYVVVTATSNYSSDSTGEQPIDYSLKYGTEARKPLFKSEETAAPSLPPPASTSASKLRPPPPPANRGVSKSNQESTQTYCVEDTPICFSRGSSLSSLSSEEEEDGDVIGRKRRGGSGGGGNDYPTLPVSEKDAHEQQQQRQQKEAESQTAAAPSTRGRRGHHHHHGHAHHHHHHHVTSSSGARTPKSPPEQPYAQETPLMFSRCTSVSSLDSFSTSSIASSVRSSEPCSGVPSGVVSPSDLPDSPGQTMPPSRAKTPPPPQTQKTKEEETAKKKDEEESSTDVLLHFATESTPHGFSRASSLSALSLDEPYIAAEMKKKEEEEGVSEERKEEVAKPILDESDDDDDIEILEACINMAMPKSSRKPKKQQQAVPRKPSQLPVYKLLPPQSRTQSQQRKDVPLPPPEEVPRVYCVEGTPLNFSTATSLSDLTIDSPPNEEAAAVIPLAPPTSTQRRRPGLPEGENGDDILAECISAAMPKAKPRKPIRAAANGEHLQAPPLPPPLPPPAPPPLCSQQQKKKPTSPVKPMPQRVAYGVATATATKAKPGFAFDSPRHYTPIEGTPCCFSRNDSLSSLDFDEDDGGGDKDEEEKKIKEEGRKRKQQTAAVFPRTKPATNQMATDEKQKFAIEDTPVCFSRNSSLSSLSDIDQENNNKEFAPPPPEQQDGGKAGTKSPPTQAESKPRPPAASGYAPKAFHVEDTPVCFSRNSSLSSLSIDSEDDLLQECISSAMPKKKKKAAAAAAAPAAIATALPVPKADDGILAEEEPSEAPRSPASPDSESFDWKAIQEGANSIVSSLNAAAAASSLSRQPSSDSDSVLSLKSVGSPFRLPTANNHAEEEEMEEKEEVKRGARILKPGERSTMEAKKKKEEEEEEEAAKAVRGGKKVYRSLITGKPRAEPAARGRSKPRAAAVAKAPGSGDDRGGGSSRDSTPSRSSTAANQKGGKLSQLPRTASPGSASSSSSTSRPAKQSVAARSNGGIPRSESASRVGGSVAAKKQKAEPEKPALVRQSTFIKETPSPTLKRKLEESAAAAAAASESPSSPDTPLPPTTRRHDVNRSHSESPSRPQEVTSSRFSRTGTWKRENSGGGGGGSGGKHSTSLPRVGTWKRTGSSSSILSASSESSEKGRSEEEGAMRSKGTWRKVKSGSTSTAGRSFTDKSEDVWVRLEDCPVNNPRSSSSCSARSPTATNAPPIIDSPAPSKIPSSSSSSSSNLNLRRSCESLDDKPPPPDRQQPQQQQPQRGQQRSGAVAARVSPFNYTPSPRKSNADVTTTATATSTTSSSTTPTRPSLIPTPVTKKREPKGGEGGGGNGGGSGGGGNGGGGGERGSYIVTSV
- the apc gene encoding adenomatous polyposis coli protein isoform X2, which gives rise to MAAASYDQLLRQVEVLKMENSNLRQELQDNSNHLTKLETEASNMKEVLKQLQGTIEEESGEASGSQLELIERLKEMSLDSAGLKCRSRPPLPPSSSPSSTSSGSGAPGGAAGGSGAPGPPTTTAFPRRGLPSAGRDSHDRCLEELEKERSLLLAELEKEEKEKDWYYAQLQNLTKRIDSLPLTENFTLQTDMSRRQLEFEARQIRSAMEEQLGSCQEMERRAQARVSRIQQIEKDILRLGARLQVEAAQGASDSSGLAGAQSSSSRLDHEPANEASYSVPRRITSHLGTKVEMVYSLLSMLGTHDKDDMSRTLLAMSSSQDSCIAMRQSGCLPLLIQLLHGNDKDSLLLGNSRGSKEARARASAALHNIVHSQPDDKRGRREIRVLHLLEQVRHYCEACWSWQENHERGVDQEDNPMPSPVEHQICPAVCVLMKLSFDEEHRHAMNELGGLQAVAELLQVDCEMFGLSSDHYSVTLRRYAGMALTNLTFGDVANKATLCSMKGCMRAMVAQLKSESEDLQQVIASVLRNLSWRADVNSKKTLREVGSVRALMGCALEVQKESTLKSVLSALWNLSAHCTENKADICAVDGALAFLVGTLTHRSHTNTLAIIESGGGILRNVSSLIATNEAHRQILREHGCLPTLLQHLKSHSLTIVSNACGTLWNLSARDAKDQEALWELGAVGMLRNLIHSRHKMIAMGSAAALRNLMANRPARYKDASVVSPGAGAPSLQARKQKALFEELDAQQLSETFDNIDNLSPKAAHRKGRGCNGAGGGGNATRSYANTPVLSSPKNGDGSKRTGEESAYPRPVFPPSVRASSDSLNSVTSADGYGNRGKTKPSSEPFYSSDESGANKCCVYRKYPADLAHKIRSANHMADDDGAELDTPINYSLKYSDEQLNSGRQSPSHRGGIESDDDDGQDARLRRRNDGSESGASSRMASVPQPRYVVVTATSNYSSDSTGEQPIDYSLKYGTEARKPLFKSEETAAPSLPPPASTSASKLRPPPPPANRGVSKSNQESTQTYCVEDTPICFSRGSSLSSLSSEEEEDGDVIGRKRRGGSGGGGNDYPTLPVSEKDAHEQQQQRQQKEAESQTAAAPSTRGRRGHHHHHGHAHHHHHHHVTSSSGARTPKSPPEQPYAQETPLMFSRCTSVSSLDSFSTSSIASSVRSSEPCSGVPSGVVSPSDLPDSPGQTMPPSRAKTPPPPQTQKTKEEETAKKKDEEESSTDVLLHFATESTPHGFSRASSLSALSLDEPYIAAEMKKKEEEEGVSEERKEEVAKPILDESDDDDDIEILEACINMAMPKSSRKPKKQQQAVPRKPSQLPVYKLLPPQSRTQSQQRKDVPLPPPEEVPRVYCVEGTPLNFSTATSLSDLTIDSPPNEEAAAVIPLAPPTSTQRRRPGLPEGENGDDILAECISAAMPKAKPRKPIRAAANGEHLQAPPLPPPLPPPAPPPLCSQQQKKKPTSPVKPMPQRVAYGVATATATKAKPGFAFDSPRHYTPIEGTPCCFSRNDSLSSLDFDEDDGGGDKDEEEKKIKEEGRKRKQQTAAVFPRTKPATNQMATDEKQKFAIEDTPVCFSRNSSLSSLSDIDQENNNKEFAPPPPEQQDGGKAGTKSPPTQAESKPRPPAASGYAPKAFHVEDTPVCFSRNSSLSSLSIDSEDDLLQECISSAMPKKKKKAAAAAAAPAAIATALPVPKADDGILAEEEPSEAPRSPASPDSESFDWKAIQEGANSIVSSLNAAAAASSLSRQPSSDSDSVLSLKSVGSPFRLPTANNHAEEEEMEEKEEVKRGARILKPGERSTMEAKKKKEEEEEEEAAKAVRGGKKVYRSLITGKPRAEPAARGRSKPRAAAVAKAPGSGDDRGGGSSRDSTPSRSSTAANQKGGKLSQLPRTASPGSASSSSSTSRPAKQSVAARSNGGIPRSESASRVGGSVAAKKQKAEPEKPALVRQSTFIKETPSPTLKRKLEESAAAAAAASESPSSPDTPLPPTTRRHDVNRSHSESPSRPQEVTSSRFSRTGTWKRENSGGGGGGSGGKHSTSLPRVGTWKRTGSSSSILSASSESSEKGRSEEEGAMRSKGTWRKVKSGSTSTAGRSFTDKSEDVWVRLEDCPVNNPRSSSSCSARSPTATNAPPIIDSPAPSKIPSSSSSSSSNLNLRRSCESLDDKPPPPDRQQPQQQQPQRGQQRSGAVAARVSPFNYTPSPRKSNADVTTTATATSTTSSSTTPTRPSLIPTPVTKKREPKGGEGGGGNGGGSGGGGNGGGGGERGSYIVTSV